Proteins from a single region of Phycisphaeraceae bacterium D3-23:
- the ilvB gene encoding biosynthetic-type acetolactate synthase large subunit, whose translation MTRTMSRTAYNLNAHAIDKPHHGEPTDRYLGMTGAQIFNAMMAEHEVECMFGYPGGAILPVFDAIHESGQFEFILSRHEQGASHMAEGYARVTGKPGIVLVTSGPGATNTVTGMQDALMDGTPIIVFAGQVATGAIGSDAFQEADMTGITRPCTKWNTLVKRVEDLPRAINTAFMVAMSGRPGPVFIDLPKDVTAAVLKKPCYAEPYTPGYHVRELGTSGELERVAEMINKAKRPVFYVGQGCIASGASEVLRRCAKNANIPVTTTLQALGAVDERDPHALHMLGMHGSAYANWAMRDADCIISVGARFDDRITGDLKRFAPAARAAERRGEGGIIHFDIAPENINKSVAVTIPVEGDARKNLEILEPLLEHCDRAEWFDQILAWKKEAPFRYNNDEREFHLKPQAVIEELSKQTQGEAIITTGVGQHQMWAAQFYQYIHPRRWFTSGGLGTMGYGVPASVGGQLGENLLAKREGRAPLQVVNIDGDGSFSMTAMEMTTAAQYKINAKTILLNNDFQGMVKQWQDLFYEERYSHTEMHNPDFVKLVEAMHCKGFRCTKKADLPKVMAEFLAHDGPAMLECLVEKHEHVYPMLPAGKSVDEMVLGEFE comes from the coding sequence ATGACACGCACTATGTCCCGCACCGCCTACAACCTCAACGCACACGCCATCGACAAGCCACACCACGGCGAGCCCACCGACAGATACCTCGGCATGACCGGCGCACAGATCTTCAACGCCATGATGGCCGAGCACGAAGTCGAATGCATGTTCGGCTATCCCGGCGGCGCGATCCTCCCGGTCTTCGACGCCATCCACGAGTCGGGGCAATTCGAGTTCATCCTCTCGCGCCACGAACAGGGCGCATCGCACATGGCCGAGGGCTACGCCCGGGTCACCGGCAAGCCGGGCATCGTGCTCGTCACCTCCGGCCCCGGCGCGACCAACACCGTCACGGGCATGCAGGACGCGCTGATGGACGGCACGCCGATCATCGTCTTCGCCGGACAGGTCGCCACCGGCGCGATCGGGTCGGACGCCTTCCAGGAAGCCGACATGACCGGCATCACCCGGCCGTGTACGAAATGGAACACGCTGGTCAAGCGCGTCGAGGATCTGCCCCGCGCGATCAACACCGCCTTCATGGTCGCCATGTCGGGCCGGCCCGGGCCTGTGTTTATCGACCTGCCCAAAGACGTCACCGCCGCGGTCCTCAAAAAGCCCTGCTACGCCGAGCCCTACACGCCGGGCTACCACGTGCGCGAGCTGGGCACCTCGGGCGAGCTCGAACGCGTCGCCGAGATGATCAACAAGGCCAAACGCCCGGTGTTCTACGTCGGCCAGGGCTGTATCGCCTCGGGCGCAAGCGAAGTCCTCCGTCGCTGCGCGAAGAACGCGAACATCCCCGTGACCACGACGCTCCAGGCGCTGGGCGCGGTCGATGAACGCGACCCCCACGCCCTGCACATGCTCGGCATGCACGGCAGCGCCTACGCCAACTGGGCCATGCGCGACGCCGACTGCATCATCTCCGTCGGTGCACGATTCGACGACCGCATCACGGGCGACCTCAAACGCTTCGCACCCGCCGCCCGCGCGGCCGAACGACGCGGCGAGGGCGGCATCATCCACTTCGACATCGCGCCCGAGAACATCAACAAGTCCGTCGCCGTCACCATCCCCGTCGAGGGCGACGCCCGCAAGAACCTCGAGATCCTCGAGCCCCTGCTCGAACACTGCGACCGCGCCGAGTGGTTCGACCAGATCCTCGCGTGGAAGAAGGAAGCGCCCTTCCGCTACAACAACGACGAGCGCGAGTTCCACCTCAAGCCACAGGCCGTGATCGAAGAGCTCAGCAAACAGACCCAGGGCGAGGCGATCATCACTACCGGCGTGGGCCAGCACCAGATGTGGGCCGCGCAGTTCTACCAGTACATCCACCCCCGCCGATGGTTTACCTCGGGCGGGCTCGGGACGATGGGCTACGGCGTGCCGGCCAGCGTCGGCGGCCAACTCGGCGAGAACCTGCTTGCCAAACGCGAGGGCCGGGCGCCGCTGCAGGTCGTCAACATCGACGGCGACGGCAGCTTCTCCATGACCGCGATGGAGATGACCACCGCCGCACAGTACAAAATCAACGCCAAGACCATCCTGCTCAACAACGACTTCCAGGGCATGGTCAAGCAGTGGCAGGACCTCTTCTACGAAGAACGCTACAGCCACACCGAGATGCACAACCCCGACTTCGTGAAGCTCGTCGAGGCGATGCACTGCAAGGGCTTCCGCTGCACGAAGAAGGCCGACCTCCCCAAGGTCATGGCCGAGTTCCTCGCGCATGACGGCCCGGCCATGCTCGAATGCCTCGTCGAAAAACACGAGCACGTCTACCCCATGCTCCCCGCCGGCAAAAGCGTCGACGAGATGGTGCTGGGCGAATTCGAGTAG